From the Candidatus Hydrogenedentota bacterium genome, the window GAGGTCCGTCAACAAGCACGGAAGTCATGCCGACGCGCCGCGCACCGCATACGTCGCGGTGCGGCTTGTCGCCGACGTACCACGCACGGTTGGGAGCCACGTTCATAGCATCGAGCGCACACGTGAAGATGGAGGTATCCGGCTTGTTCATGCCGAACTCGGCAGAGAAGACTAGCACGTCGAAGGCGTCGAATATGCCCGCTTCTTTGAACAGCGTCCGATGTGCATCGCTGACCATGAGCGTGTTTGAGACGAGTCCAAGTCTGTAGCCCATTTGGCGAAGCGTCAGGATGGTCGCGGGAACGTGTTCGTACAGCGGACGCACTTCCCAACGCGCAAGAATTGCGTATAGGCGGTCGACTTCCTCCTTGGTGGCTCCATGACCCAATTGTCGCAGCCAATCGGCGATGATGGGACGCGTGTCGAGCGCGTGCCGCGGTTGCGGAAGAGCCTCAAAAGCTGCGATCAGTGCCTTCGATAAAGCCAAGAACCAGTCGATGGGGAGATCATCGGGTATACCGTCAGGAAACGATTTCGCAAATCCGGCGGCATCCCACATATCCGCCGATTCCAGCAATACGCCGCCCATATCGAAAAGCACGGCTTCTACATCATACTTCATAGTCTTTGTTTCATCCGGTAGCGTGTTTGGAGCGAGCAAAGGTATCGGACTGTTATCGGTCTTTCTTTGAGTATAGCGAGGATATTTCCCGCATGCTTGCAAGAACGCCCGCTTGGGTTGGGTCCAAGCTGGATTCCTCGCGCTGCCCCA encodes:
- a CDS encoding HAD family hydrolase — protein: MKYDVEAVLFDMGGVLLESADMWDAAGFAKSFPDGIPDDLPIDWFLALSKALIAAFEALPQPRHALDTRPIIADWLRQLGHGATKEEVDRLYAILARWEVRPLYEHVPATILTLRQMGYRLGLVSNTLMVSDAHRTLFKEAGIFDAFDVLVFSAEFGMNKPDTSIFTCALDAMNVAPNRAWYVGDKPHRDVCGARRVGMTSVLVDGPHLNHLGDGDDHWPELMIPDISALPGLLEMMQRIS